A single region of the Syngnathus acus chromosome 6, fSynAcu1.2, whole genome shotgun sequence genome encodes:
- the ttc38 gene encoding tetratricopeptide repeat protein 38 isoform X1 — protein MDPLSYRDCEAWRAEGLPLSTSSNEACKLYDAMLTQYVTWRNIESIGGLEGCMTKIKAADPDFVMGHVVSTGLELLGTATSPRLDQHLASAVKKTVELANSQNLTPRERLHVKALEHFSHGNFPKASDVWEDILVDHPTDLLALKFAHDTYFYTGAQTQMRDSVARVLPHWKPHFPLASYLKGLYSFGLLETHFYDQAEKVAMEGLALVPDDAWSVHSVAHVYEMTAEVDKGLKFMEGREKAWQISDMLATHNYWHWALYFIEKGQYEAALQIFDSQIFKRCKANGSMLDIVDGSSLLSRLEMEGVFVKDRYQELLQVTLPHTDDHVTLFNDLHILMVSLGARETAASQRLLEGLQELAKTPGDNYQHKMATPIGVPMCQALMEYDKGNYDRTVELLHPLRYSIVSIGGSDAQRDVFNQLLIHAALKSKNKHYQRLSRCLLVERDAVRPNSPMTDRLMRRAMALH, from the exons ATGGATCCTTTGAGTTACAGGGACTGTGAG GCTTGGAGAGCTGAGGGCCTTCCATTGTCCACAAGCAGTAATGAGGCGTGCAAACTTTATGATGCAATGCTCACTCag tATGTGACCTGGCGCAACATTGAAAGTATTGGAGGACTTGAGGGCTGCATGACTAAAATCAAGGCGGCTGATCCGGATTTTG TGATGGGCCATGTGGTGAGCACGGGTTTAGAACTGTTGGGAACAGCGACCTCTCCCCGCCTGGACCAACATCTGGCCAGCGCTGTGAAGAAAACCGTGGAATTGGCCAACAGTCAAAACCTCACCCCAAGAGAGAGGCTCCACGTCAAGGCCTTGGAGCATTTCTCACATGG GAATTTCCCCAAAGCCAGTGATGTTTGGGAAGATATCCTGGTTGATCATCCCACAGACTTGCTTGCCCTCAAGTTTGCCCATGATACCTATTTCTACACGGGAGCCCAAACCCAGATGAGGGATTCAGTTGCTCGAGTGCTGCCCCACTGGAAGCCTCATTTCCCCTTAGCCAG CTATCTGAAAGGACTTTATTCTTTTGGTCTGCTGGAGACGCATTTCTATGACCAGGCCGAGAAAGTAGCGATGGAG GGCCTTGCACTGGTTCCTGATGACGCGTGGTCCGTCCACTCTGTTGCCCATGTGTATGAGATGACAGCAGAGGTGGACAAAGGCCTGAAGTTCATGGAAGGCAGAGAGAAAGCCTGGCAG ATATCTGACATGCTGGCCACTCACAACTACTGGCACTGGGCCCTCTACTTCATTGAAAAG GGGCAATATGAGGCTGCACTGCAAATATTCGATTCTCAG atatttaAACGTTGTAAAGCCAATGGATCCATGTTGGACATAGTAGATGGCAGCTCCCTGCTCAGCAGACTAGAGATGGAGG GTGTGTTTGTGAAGGACCGCTACCAAGAGCTGCTCCAGGTAACGCTGCCTCACACTGATGACCACGTAACCCTTTTTAATGACCTCCACATCCTCATGGTGTCCCTGGGAGCGAGAGAGACTGCCGCTTCTCAGCGTCTGCTGGAAGGCCTCCAGGAATTGGCTAA GACACCGGGTGACAACTACCAACATAAAATGGCTACACCCATAGGGGTGCCGATGTGTCAAGCCCTGATGGAATATGACAAAGGAAACTACGATCGAACTGTGGAGTTACTTCATCCTTTGCGCTACAGTATAGTGTCGATAGGGGGCAGCGATGCACAG AGAGATGTCTTCAATCAACTGCTTATCCATGCAGCATTGAAATCGAAGAATAAGCACTACCAGAGACTGAGCAG ATGTCTTCTGGTGGAACGTGATGCAGTGAGGCCAAACTCCCCTATGACTGATCGTCTGATGCGAAGAGCCATGGCCCTTCACTAG
- the ttc38 gene encoding tetratricopeptide repeat protein 38 isoform X2, whose translation MGHVVSTGLELLGTATSPRLDQHLASAVKKTVELANSQNLTPRERLHVKALEHFSHGNFPKASDVWEDILVDHPTDLLALKFAHDTYFYTGAQTQMRDSVARVLPHWKPHFPLASYLKGLYSFGLLETHFYDQAEKVAMEGLALVPDDAWSVHSVAHVYEMTAEVDKGLKFMEGREKAWQISDMLATHNYWHWALYFIEKGQYEAALQIFDSQIFKRCKANGSMLDIVDGSSLLSRLEMEGVFVKDRYQELLQVTLPHTDDHVTLFNDLHILMVSLGARETAASQRLLEGLQELAKTPGDNYQHKMATPIGVPMCQALMEYDKGNYDRTVELLHPLRYSIVSIGGSDAQRDVFNQLLIHAALKSKNKHYQRLSRCLLVERDAVRPNSPMTDRLMRRAMALH comes from the exons ATGGGCCATGTGGTGAGCACGGGTTTAGAACTGTTGGGAACAGCGACCTCTCCCCGCCTGGACCAACATCTGGCCAGCGCTGTGAAGAAAACCGTGGAATTGGCCAACAGTCAAAACCTCACCCCAAGAGAGAGGCTCCACGTCAAGGCCTTGGAGCATTTCTCACATGG GAATTTCCCCAAAGCCAGTGATGTTTGGGAAGATATCCTGGTTGATCATCCCACAGACTTGCTTGCCCTCAAGTTTGCCCATGATACCTATTTCTACACGGGAGCCCAAACCCAGATGAGGGATTCAGTTGCTCGAGTGCTGCCCCACTGGAAGCCTCATTTCCCCTTAGCCAG CTATCTGAAAGGACTTTATTCTTTTGGTCTGCTGGAGACGCATTTCTATGACCAGGCCGAGAAAGTAGCGATGGAG GGCCTTGCACTGGTTCCTGATGACGCGTGGTCCGTCCACTCTGTTGCCCATGTGTATGAGATGACAGCAGAGGTGGACAAAGGCCTGAAGTTCATGGAAGGCAGAGAGAAAGCCTGGCAG ATATCTGACATGCTGGCCACTCACAACTACTGGCACTGGGCCCTCTACTTCATTGAAAAG GGGCAATATGAGGCTGCACTGCAAATATTCGATTCTCAG atatttaAACGTTGTAAAGCCAATGGATCCATGTTGGACATAGTAGATGGCAGCTCCCTGCTCAGCAGACTAGAGATGGAGG GTGTGTTTGTGAAGGACCGCTACCAAGAGCTGCTCCAGGTAACGCTGCCTCACACTGATGACCACGTAACCCTTTTTAATGACCTCCACATCCTCATGGTGTCCCTGGGAGCGAGAGAGACTGCCGCTTCTCAGCGTCTGCTGGAAGGCCTCCAGGAATTGGCTAA GACACCGGGTGACAACTACCAACATAAAATGGCTACACCCATAGGGGTGCCGATGTGTCAAGCCCTGATGGAATATGACAAAGGAAACTACGATCGAACTGTGGAGTTACTTCATCCTTTGCGCTACAGTATAGTGTCGATAGGGGGCAGCGATGCACAG AGAGATGTCTTCAATCAACTGCTTATCCATGCAGCATTGAAATCGAAGAATAAGCACTACCAGAGACTGAGCAG ATGTCTTCTGGTGGAACGTGATGCAGTGAGGCCAAACTCCCCTATGACTGATCGTCTGATGCGAAGAGCCATGGCCCTTCACTAG
- the tspan33b gene encoding tetraspanin-33b: MDRKHYLDRAETFSFINPWIRYFLFFFSFLFWVFSLLIVAIGVYAKVQKATDTVRGTFLIDPAVILIVVGVVMFFVTFCGCIGALRENLRLLKTFSLSLSLVFLTQLVIAILGFFYSDQARDTLGRFVKKGIVHYRDDLDLQNMMDYIQKEFQCCGWNNYTDWSWNLYFNCTKENPSSERCAVPSSCCTPVLGEAVINTMCGFGVQTLDQLEANKSIFPVGCADRAVLWMESHLFLVGALALGLALPQIAGIVLSQILISQIQEEITSVS; encoded by the exons ATGGACAGGAAACATTATCTGGATCGAGCAGAGACGTTCTCTTTCATCAATCCCTGGATTCgatattttctcttctttttcagCTTCTTATTTTGG GTTTTCTCCTTGTTGATTGTTGCAATTGGCGTATATGCTAAAGTCCAGAAAGCCACAg ACACTGTGCGGGGCACGTTCCTGATCGACCCGGCTGTCATCCTAATTGTAGTGGGGGTGGTCATGTTCTTCGTCACTTTCTGTGGATGTATTGGAGCCCTCAGAGAAAACCTTCGCCTCCTCAAAACC TTCTCTTTGAGTTTATCACTGGTCTTCCTAACCCAGCTGGTCATAGCAATTCTGGGCTTCTTCTACTCAGACCAG GCTCGCGACACCTTGGGTAGGTTCGTGAAGAAAGGTATTGTGCACTACAGGGATGACTTGGATCTGCAGAACATGATGGATTACATTCAGAAAGAG TTCCAGTGTTGTGGATGGAACAACTACACGGACTGGTCATGGAACTTGTACTTTAACTGCACCAAAGAAAACCCAAGCTCCGAACGCTGTGCTGTTCCATCTTCTTGCTGCACTCCTGTTCTTGGAGAG GCAGTAATCAACACTATGTGTGGCTTTGGGGTTCAAACCTTGGACCAGCTGGAGGCAAACAAGTCAATCTTCCCAGTAGGCTGTGCAGACAGAGCCGTGTTATGGATGGAGTCCCATTTGTTCCTGGTGGGAGCTCTTGCACTGGGTTTGGCCTTGCCTCAG ATTGCAGGAATTGTGCTGTCCCAGATCCTCATCTCTCAGATCCAAGAAGAGATTACCTCCGTGTCGTGA